The Methanococcoides methylutens MM1 genome has a window encoding:
- a CDS encoding MBL fold metallo-hydrolase, whose translation MIKLKRIMLYLLIFLLLLSVGSISFMNIDPAFGGDPTTEQKETYEQLDNYVDGNFINDMPTRVFVNPSDNPSTSDVSVSEVKDRHPAGPIPVSAIDWSKIEGENDSMTWLGHSAFLLSIDDKKLLIDPMLSPVASPVSFVGIERYEYSEEIMLHIIDEMPPIDAVFITHDHYDHLDYQSIVKLNNKVSHFFVPLGCNAHLTRWGIPEEKITELNWWEEAEYRGLTVGLTPARHGSGRDPFNIDTTLWGGWVILGNETRIYASGDSGYGTHFKEIGNKYGPFDLTLIEGAQYDRSWPDIHMIPEQSVQANLDVNGETMMLMHWGAFTLANHGWNEPIERALKEANERDVNIIAPKIGDTVMLDSGLQMTPVPWWDL comes from the coding sequence GTGATTAAACTCAAAAGGATTATGTTGTATCTACTCATTTTTTTACTTCTGTTAAGTGTTGGTAGTATATCATTTATGAACATAGACCCGGCTTTCGGTGGGGATCCAACGACAGAACAAAAAGAAACTTATGAACAATTAGATAATTATGTCGATGGAAATTTTATTAATGATATGCCAACAAGGGTATTCGTAAATCCCTCAGATAATCCCTCAACGAGCGACGTTTCTGTTTCTGAGGTCAAAGACCGCCATCCTGCAGGTCCAATTCCTGTTTCTGCTATTGACTGGAGCAAGATAGAGGGTGAAAATGATAGTATGACCTGGTTAGGACATTCTGCTTTTCTGCTTAGCATAGACGATAAAAAGCTATTGATAGACCCTATGCTGAGTCCTGTTGCCTCACCGGTTTCATTTGTGGGAATTGAAAGATATGAATATAGTGAAGAGATCATGCTGCATATCATTGATGAAATGCCACCTATTGATGCAGTTTTTATTACACATGACCATTATGACCACTTAGATTACCAATCCATTGTGAAGTTAAACAATAAAGTATCACATTTCTTTGTTCCTCTTGGGTGTAATGCTCATCTGACCCGATGGGGTATTCCTGAAGAAAAAATTACGGAACTTAACTGGTGGGAAGAAGCAGAATATCGGGGCTTGACTGTTGGTTTGACGCCGGCCAGACATGGTTCTGGAAGAGATCCTTTCAATATTGATACTACATTATGGGGTGGATGGGTCATTCTGGGAAATGAAACTCGAATATATGCCAGTGGGGACAGTGGATACGGCACGCATTTCAAAGAGATCGGGAACAAATACGGACCTTTTGATCTTACCTTGATCGAAGGTGCACAATATGATAGGAGTTGGCCGGATATTCATATGATACCGGAACAATCTGTACAGGCTAATTTAGATGTAAATGGTGAGACTATGATGCTGATGCATTGGGGAGCATTTACATTAGCTAATCATGGTTGGAATGAACCGATAGAAAGAGCACTAAAAGAAGCAAATGAAAGAGATGTTAACATAATTGCTCCGAAAATCGGTGATACTGTCATGTTAGATTCAGGCCTGCAAATGACTCCAGTCCCATGGTGGGATCTTTGA
- the larE gene encoding ATP-dependent sacrificial sulfur transferase LarE, with product MSGYEDKLLKLEEQIVGKRSVLIAFSGGIDSTLLAIIAKRVLGSDHLCVLVNSPLVPKEDVKRALEIAKEYGLNLKVVEHDPLSIPAVKQNAEDRCYHCKKGICRILKEIANEHNIETIMDGTNMSDLGEYRPGTKATSEEGVVHPFIDAGIAKDDIRQIAKDIDLAIWDLPSSACLASRIPYNETIELSMLKIIDEGEAFLHDLDFKRCRLRLHNAGEMGRIEVPEDGFEKLILERDAIVQRLKGLGVQYVALDLNGYQSGSFDKTRGSQIFNG from the coding sequence ATGTCTGGATATGAAGACAAGCTCTTGAAACTTGAAGAACAAATTGTTGGAAAAAGATCTGTGTTGATCGCATTCTCCGGAGGAATTGACAGTACCCTTCTGGCCATTATTGCAAAAAGGGTTCTGGGTTCCGATCACCTGTGCGTATTGGTCAATTCTCCCCTTGTGCCAAAAGAAGATGTAAAACGTGCTCTTGAGATAGCTAAAGAGTATGGTCTGAACCTTAAGGTCGTTGAACATGACCCATTGTCAATCCCTGCAGTAAAACAGAATGCAGAAGACAGGTGTTACCATTGCAAAAAAGGAATATGCAGAATCCTGAAAGAGATCGCTAATGAACACAATATCGAAACTATAATGGACGGTACGAATATGTCCGACCTTGGAGAATACCGTCCCGGGACCAAAGCGACTTCAGAGGAAGGTGTTGTGCATCCGTTTATTGATGCCGGGATCGCAAAGGATGACATCAGACAGATCGCAAAGGACATCGATCTGGCAATCTGGGACCTACCTTCTTCTGCATGCCTGGCATCCAGGATACCTTATAATGAAACAATTGAACTTTCAATGCTGAAGATTATTGACGAGGGGGAAGCATTCCTTCATGATCTTGATTTTAAGAGGTGCAGGTTGCGATTACATAATGCTGGTGAGATGGGCAGGATCGAGGTTCCGGAAGACGGATTTGAAAAACTGATCCTCGAAAGAGATGCAATCGTACAAAGACTAAAGGGTCTGGGTGTGCAGTATGTCGCTCTGGATCTAAACGGATATCAGTCAGGTAGTTTTGACAAGACCAGGGGTTCACAGATATTTAATGGATGA
- the larC gene encoding nickel pincer cofactor biosynthesis protein LarC, protein MESLVFDPFSGASGDMILGTLIGLGADQDVVREMIESTANVSVSIGKTNKKGIDAVDVKINVAHETHSRHYYELVDVIKEAKLPETIEKDALNVFEIMAKAESKTHGHPLEELHFHEVGQNDAIADVVGSCAAIHALGTRSIFCNPINVGGGTIKAAHGTLPVPAPATLEILKEGKLFFYGKGNRELLTPTGAALLSYFSEPVQDIPHGQVISTGYGAGNADLDNPNVLRAMLLDVGEAISTDSIEVLETNVDDVSGEVLGNLFDKLMSVGARDVTIIPATMKKSRPGSIIKVITKTEDSERIAREIFRETGSLGIRVVPTKHRFIADRRINTVGLDIAGKTVECRVKIAEDKSKEIMHVSAEYEDCKDISLSTGLPLKEVLRRVEEKGWDIFGSDFKF, encoded by the coding sequence ATGGAATCTCTTGTATTTGATCCGTTCTCTGGTGCATCCGGTGATATGATACTCGGCACTCTCATTGGATTGGGCGCTGACCAGGATGTTGTTCGTGAAATGATAGAGTCTACAGCCAATGTTTCGGTCTCGATTGGCAAAACTAACAAAAAGGGAATTGATGCCGTTGATGTGAAAATAAATGTGGCTCATGAAACTCATTCAAGGCATTACTATGAGCTAGTTGATGTTATAAAAGAAGCAAAATTGCCTGAAACGATCGAAAAGGATGCACTGAACGTATTTGAGATAATGGCAAAGGCCGAGTCAAAAACACATGGACATCCTCTTGAAGAGCTGCATTTTCACGAAGTGGGACAGAACGATGCAATAGCAGATGTTGTCGGGTCATGTGCTGCAATACATGCCCTTGGAACTCGATCCATATTCTGCAATCCGATCAACGTTGGTGGCGGAACAATAAAAGCAGCTCATGGAACATTGCCAGTTCCTGCTCCTGCGACATTGGAGATCCTGAAAGAAGGAAAGCTCTTCTTTTATGGGAAAGGTAACAGGGAGTTACTCACACCAACAGGTGCTGCATTATTGAGCTACTTTTCAGAACCTGTACAGGACATCCCGCATGGACAGGTCATTTCAACCGGATATGGTGCAGGAAATGCGGACCTTGATAATCCGAATGTTCTGCGTGCTATGCTCCTGGATGTTGGTGAAGCGATCTCAACTGATTCAATTGAAGTGCTTGAAACCAATGTTGATGATGTTTCCGGTGAGGTGCTTGGGAACCTTTTCGACAAACTGATGAGTGTCGGTGCAAGAGATGTCACAATTATTCCTGCAACTATGAAGAAGAGTAGACCTGGCTCTATCATTAAAGTCATAACCAAGACCGAGGACAGTGAAAGGATCGCCAGGGAGATATTCCGGGAAACCGGGTCATTGGGTATCAGAGTGGTACCTACAAAACATCGTTTCATTGCAGATCGAAGGATCAATACCGTTGGTCTTGACATTGCCGGAAAGACGGTAGAATGCAGAGTGAAGATAGCTGAAGACAAAAGCAAGGAGATCATGCACGTCTCTGCTGAATATGAGGATTGTAAGGATATTTCCCTTTCAACAGGATTGCCTCTAAAGGAGGTTTTAAGAAGAGTTGAAGAGAAAGGATGGGACATATTTGGTTCTGACTTTAAGTTTTAA
- the larB gene encoding nickel pincer cofactor biosynthesis protein LarB: protein MELENILTDLKNGKIGLEKANAEIRSMGYVPVSDIAKIDTFRKHRTGIMEAILAEGKAPEDVVEIAKAQVAAMGRTLITRLDEGSSKALEDAFDPEDIEWSLHKTTAVVSNGTPAPRTGGKVAIISAGTADIMVAEEAKMVASEMGCETQTIYDVGVAGFHRLVHEMLKLKEDMPDAVVVAAGREGTLPTVVSGLVDVPVIGLPVSTGYGAGAKGEAALLSMLQSCSVLSVVNIDAGFVAGSFAGRIANKMAEMRRMGNAEENTEV from the coding sequence ATGGAACTTGAGAACATACTTACAGATCTCAAAAATGGAAAAATAGGACTTGAAAAGGCAAATGCTGAGATACGTTCAATGGGATATGTCCCTGTTTCAGACATTGCCAAGATCGATACATTCCGTAAACATCGCACCGGTATCATGGAAGCCATTCTTGCAGAGGGAAAAGCACCCGAGGATGTCGTTGAAATTGCAAAGGCACAAGTCGCTGCAATGGGAAGGACACTGATAACCAGACTGGACGAGGGAAGCTCGAAGGCTCTGGAAGATGCATTTGATCCTGAAGACATCGAATGGAGCCTTCATAAGACAACGGCGGTTGTAAGTAATGGAACCCCTGCACCAAGGACCGGTGGGAAAGTTGCCATCATTTCAGCAGGAACGGCAGACATAATGGTTGCTGAAGAAGCAAAGATGGTAGCTTCAGAGATGGGTTGCGAAACGCAGACGATATACGATGTCGGAGTTGCCGGTTTCCACAGGCTTGTCCATGAGATGCTGAAGCTTAAAGAGGATATGCCGGATGCGGTCGTTGTAGCAGCCGGAAGGGAAGGGACCTTGCCCACGGTAGTCTCCGGTCTTGTAGATGTGCCTGTCATAGGACTTCCGGTTTCAACAGGATATGGAGCGGGTGCTAAAGGGGAAGCAGCCCTTCTTTCCATGCTTCAATCATGCTCTGTTCTTTCAGTTGTTAATATCGATGCCGGATTTGTGGCAGGATCATTCGCTGGCAGGATAGCGAACAAGATGGCTGAGATGCGAAGGATGGGAAATGCAGAAGAAAATACTGAGGTATGA
- a CDS encoding TetR/AcrR family transcriptional regulator, translated as MDKQIKDKRTAIMDAALKLFTERGFHGTTTAQISKDAGVATGTLFNYFPTKEELINSLYFEVKGRLSSCIKKGIDPEASFETKMRKLWSNTIQCGVSNPEEFHFIGQFGSSPYITKITREEAMKEYEFIRALVEEGFSNGRNKDYSMELAMMIFYHSSGAVVNLIINSGRLDDMNEIIEEGFQLLWRGLSPE; from the coding sequence ATGGACAAGCAGATCAAAGACAAAAGAACTGCAATTATGGATGCGGCCCTGAAGCTCTTTACTGAAAGAGGATTCCACGGGACAACCACAGCCCAGATCTCAAAGGATGCAGGAGTAGCTACAGGCACTCTTTTCAACTACTTCCCCACCAAAGAAGAGTTGATAAACAGCCTCTATTTTGAGGTAAAAGGCAGACTTAGCAGCTGCATAAAAAAAGGAATTGATCCTGAAGCCTCTTTTGAAACAAAGATGAGGAAGCTGTGGTCGAATACGATTCAATGTGGCGTTAGCAACCCCGAAGAGTTCCACTTCATAGGACAGTTTGGTTCTTCCCCTTATATTACAAAGATCACAAGGGAAGAAGCAATGAAAGAGTATGAATTTATCCGCGCCCTGGTGGAAGAAGGCTTCAGTAACGGAAGGAACAAGGATTATTCAATGGAACTGGCCATGATGATATTTTACCATTCAAGCGGAGCAGTGGTAAACCTAATTATAAATTCCGGTCGCCTGGATGATATGAATGAGATCATCGAGGAAGGATTCCAGCTTCTCTGGAGGGGACTGTCTCCGGAATAA
- a CDS encoding aldo/keto reductase, which yields MLYRKMPKNGDELSILGFGAMRLPVKEDGTIDEERATNQIRDAIDNGVNYVDTAWPYHMGQSEPFLRRALSDGYREKVKLATKLPTWMVDSREDMDKFLNAQLEKLNTDHIDYYLIHSLAGELWEKVESLGVIDFLEKAKADGRIINAGFSFHGAPDEFKPIVDAYEWDFCQIQYNFLDEKLQAGTEGLEYAASKDLGVIIMEPLRGGLLAGEVPTSIEDIWNEGSTKRTAAEWALRWVWNHPEVTVVLSGMNEEAHVEENLRIADEANSDSLTENELKLIERVENKYRELMKAGCTGCSYCMPCPVGVDIPACFEMYNNLYLFDNDDMTKLMYAARLGGITGAEPGFASLCVQCNKCIEKCPQHLEIPTLLESVVEDFEGPGLEQRIEMAKMFLANKDA from the coding sequence ATGCTGTACAGAAAAATGCCAAAGAACGGAGATGAGCTCTCAATACTTGGATTTGGAGCAATGCGCCTTCCAGTAAAGGAAGACGGGACAATAGACGAAGAAAGGGCTACAAACCAGATCCGTGATGCTATCGATAACGGTGTAAACTACGTGGATACTGCCTGGCCATATCACATGGGACAGAGCGAACCATTCCTCCGGCGTGCCCTTAGCGATGGTTACAGGGAAAAGGTCAAACTAGCTACAAAGCTTCCTACCTGGATGGTCGATAGCCGGGAGGACATGGATAAATTCCTGAACGCCCAGCTTGAAAAGCTAAATACCGACCACATCGATTATTATCTCATCCACAGCCTTGCAGGAGAGTTATGGGAAAAAGTGGAATCTCTCGGGGTCATTGATTTCCTTGAGAAAGCAAAAGCTGACGGTCGCATAATCAACGCCGGCTTTTCATTCCACGGTGCACCAGACGAATTCAAACCAATCGTGGATGCCTATGAGTGGGACTTCTGTCAGATACAGTATAACTTCCTGGATGAAAAACTTCAGGCAGGAACCGAAGGTCTGGAGTATGCAGCCTCAAAGGATCTCGGTGTCATAATCATGGAACCTCTTAGGGGAGGACTTCTTGCAGGGGAGGTACCCACCTCTATTGAAGACATCTGGAATGAGGGTTCAACAAAGCGAACCGCTGCAGAATGGGCTCTGCGTTGGGTCTGGAACCATCCGGAAGTTACTGTTGTTCTTTCCGGTATGAACGAGGAAGCACATGTCGAGGAGAACCTGAGAATAGCAGATGAAGCTAATTCCGATTCCCTGACAGAAAATGAACTCAAACTTATCGAGAGAGTTGAGAACAAGTACCGCGAGCTCATGAAAGCTGGTTGTACCGGTTGCAGTTACTGTATGCCCTGTCCGGTAGGAGTTGATATTCCTGCCTGTTTTGAAATGTACAACAATCTGTACCTTTTCGACAATGACGACATGACAAAGCTCATGTATGCAGCAAGGTTGGGAGGAATTACAGGTGCTGAACCCGGATTTGCATCTCTCTGTGTGCAGTGTAACAAATGCATTGAAAAATGCCCCCAGCATCTTGAGATCCCAACCCTCCTCGAATCTGTAGTAGAGGATTTCGAAGGCCCGGGACTTGAGCAGAGGATCGAAATGGCAAAAATGTTCCTGGCAAATAAGGATGCCTGA
- a CDS encoding cupin domain-containing protein, with protein sequence MDKGFSKDLSELMQFPTEGIFSTVLAKDEGYNYTLMCLAAGTNIDEHTSTKTGVVQVLKGKGIFRLFDKDIEMKEGTFIFMPANAPHSLHADEDLAILLCLTK encoded by the coding sequence ATGGATAAAGGATTCTCAAAAGACCTGAGTGAATTGATGCAGTTCCCGACAGAGGGAATTTTCAGTACAGTTCTTGCAAAGGACGAAGGCTATAATTATACCCTGATGTGCCTTGCAGCCGGAACGAACATTGATGAGCATACTTCTACGAAAACAGGAGTTGTTCAGGTATTGAAAGGAAAAGGAATTTTCAGGTTGTTCGATAAGGACATCGAGATGAAAGAAGGAACCTTTATTTTCATGCCGGCAAATGCACCTCATTCCCTTCATGCAGATGAGGATCTGGCAATATTGCTTTGTCTGACTAAATAA
- a CDS encoding multidrug effflux MFS transporter — MSFQQNESIINGSLKGVIPLLALLTAFPALSTDMILPAIPLLAENWNQPISVVNLILVCFFVTYGFFLLFYGPISDRFGRRRPLILGLGVYIIASFLCAFATTAHMLILFRILQAAGAAASSSLSMAMTKDLFSGQERERILAHIAIIMAIAPMMAPVLGGWILLELSWPWIFFSQGLLGVIGLVGVLRFPETLPHASDAPLSRVMHAYGRLMLKPTYVVMVFVMSATLFPMYSFIAGSSDIYINGFGLTEQKFSYFFAFNALALMMGSFFCLRLTKYINSKHLMTTGFMGILLGGFILIMNRHQDPWGFALPMFLVTFSIGLSRPPSNNLVLEQVDKDVGSASSLLIFTYFTMGAVGMWLISLEWADKINTLGLIAFGCGSLILMAWLILQKKECLAPS; from the coding sequence ATGTCTTTTCAGCAAAATGAAAGTATCATCAACGGAAGCTTAAAAGGAGTAATTCCTCTCCTTGCCCTGCTGACAGCATTCCCTGCACTTTCAACCGATATGATCCTGCCAGCTATCCCGTTACTTGCAGAGAACTGGAACCAGCCAATTTCTGTTGTTAACCTGATCCTTGTCTGCTTTTTTGTAACCTATGGATTCTTCCTTCTCTTCTACGGACCGATATCCGATCGATTTGGTCGTCGTCGACCTTTGATCCTTGGGCTTGGCGTGTACATAATTGCAAGCTTCCTCTGTGCATTTGCCACCACGGCCCATATGTTGATCCTCTTTCGGATACTCCAGGCAGCCGGAGCAGCAGCCAGCTCATCCCTGTCCATGGCCATGACAAAAGATCTCTTTTCCGGCCAGGAGCGGGAAAGGATACTGGCACACATTGCGATCATCATGGCAATTGCCCCAATGATGGCCCCGGTACTTGGTGGCTGGATACTGCTTGAACTTTCCTGGCCATGGATCTTCTTCAGTCAGGGACTTCTGGGAGTGATCGGATTGGTTGGCGTCCTCCGTTTTCCTGAAACCCTGCCTCATGCTTCCGATGCACCTCTATCCAGGGTCATGCATGCTTATGGTCGATTGATGCTGAAACCTACCTATGTTGTTATGGTCTTTGTCATGTCAGCAACACTTTTCCCGATGTACAGTTTCATCGCAGGATCTTCTGACATATACATAAACGGATTCGGCCTGACCGAGCAGAAGTTCAGTTACTTTTTCGCGTTCAATGCCCTCGCCCTGATGATGGGGTCTTTCTTCTGTCTACGATTAACAAAATACATCAATTCAAAACATCTGATGACAACCGGTTTCATGGGAATTTTACTTGGCGGGTTTATTCTTATCATGAACAGACATCAGGACCCGTGGGGATTTGCTCTTCCGATGTTCCTCGTTACATTTTCAATCGGCCTGAGCCGTCCACCCAGTAATAACCTTGTACTTGAACAGGTAGACAAGGATGTAGGTTCGGCCTCCTCACTGCTGATATTCACTTACTTCACCATGGGTGCTGTGGGAATGTGGCTCATCTCCCTGGAATGGGCAGACAAGATCAATACACTTGGGTTAATCGCTTTTGGATGTGGGTCGCTTATACTGATGGCATGGTTGATCTTGCAGAAAAAAGAATGTCTGGCTCCATCATAA
- a CDS encoding aspartate/glutamate racemase family protein gives MNNCEEQLPKVKAHDKTVGILGGVGSESTARFFLKLIKNTPAKTDQDHLRIFIDNNPNIPDRTQAILGLGVSPVEEANKSIEVLENAGAEIIAIPCNTMHYFYPELQASTKVPIINMITETASYIQKAFPDMKKIGLLATTGTIMTRLYHDAINGIELITPNEELQEKVMNSIYGEEGIKAGYTEGHPRDDILEVIEVLIEKGAEAIILGCTELTLLSLKEDVPVPLVDPSLVLAEVVVKKARLQI, from the coding sequence ATGAATAACTGTGAGGAGCAGCTGCCGAAAGTTAAAGCACATGATAAGACTGTAGGTATTTTAGGTGGAGTGGGATCCGAATCAACTGCACGCTTTTTCCTGAAGCTCATAAAAAATACTCCTGCCAAAACCGATCAGGACCATTTGAGGATCTTCATCGATAATAATCCGAACATACCAGACCGCACACAGGCGATCCTTGGACTGGGTGTAAGCCCCGTAGAGGAAGCGAATAAGTCTATTGAGGTCCTGGAAAATGCCGGTGCAGAGATCATCGCAATACCATGTAACACAATGCATTACTTTTATCCCGAGCTACAGGCAAGTACGAAAGTCCCCATAATAAACATGATCACAGAAACTGCCTCTTACATCCAAAAAGCATTTCCGGATATGAAAAAGATAGGGTTATTAGCAACTACCGGGACAATAATGACCAGATTATATCATGATGCGATCAATGGGATCGAACTAATAACTCCGAATGAAGAATTACAGGAAAAGGTCATGAACTCGATCTACGGGGAAGAAGGAATAAAAGCAGGGTACACAGAAGGACATCCCAGGGATGATATTCTAGAAGTAATTGAAGTGCTAATCGAAAAAGGTGCTGAAGCCATAATTCTTGGTTGTACCGAACTCACTTTACTTTCTCTTAAAGAAGATGTGCCTGTTCCATTGGTAGACCCATCACTGGTCCTTGCAGAAGTTGTGGTCAAAAAGGCAAGGTTACAGATTTGA
- a CDS encoding ferredoxin domain-containing protein produces the protein MKLNPELEILESLAKTILVAARTAPKGKGIDDIVTFLLDDADRIQLADKMEKLSDIKDMKFLIRDAKNVRDADSLVLIGLKSSGVSSLNCGACGFETCKEMLEQKKVKVEFTGPHCMIKYMDLGIAVGSAVSKAKDLCIDNRVLYSAGAAACYFDIIDADVAMAIPLSVRGKNIFFDRPSTR, from the coding sequence ATGAAACTAAATCCTGAACTCGAGATACTTGAGTCGCTTGCAAAGACCATTCTTGTAGCTGCAAGAACAGCTCCCAAGGGAAAGGGGATTGATGATATCGTGACCTTCCTGCTGGATGATGCTGACAGAATACAACTTGCAGATAAGATGGAAAAGCTTAGTGATATAAAAGATATGAAGTTCCTGATACGTGATGCTAAAAATGTCAGAGATGCTGATTCACTTGTACTTATCGGACTGAAGTCCTCAGGAGTGAGCTCACTTAACTGTGGTGCATGTGGATTTGAGACATGCAAGGAAATGCTTGAACAGAAAAAGGTCAAAGTAGAGTTCACAGGTCCACACTGTATGATAAAATACATGGATCTTGGAATTGCAGTTGGTTCTGCTGTTTCAAAGGCAAAGGACCTATGCATTGATAACAGGGTACTTTACTCTGCAGGTGCTGCTGCATGTTATTTTGACATTATCGATGCCGATGTTGCAATGGCTATTCCCTTGAGTGTCAGGGGGAAGAATATCTTCTTTGACAGGCCATCCACAAGGTGA
- a CDS encoding methylated-DNA--[protein]-cysteine S-methyltransferase, whose protein sequence is MKSIFFYETSIGKIGIAEEGNAITNLYFHGEDVPEDAVVNETELLKEAGRQLQEYLAGERKEFDLPLSPVGTEFMQRVWDALCEIPYGETRCYQEIAQRIGNPKASRAVGLANNRNPIPIYIPCHRIIGKNGKLTGFRSGLGLKERLLELEEQHKDL, encoded by the coding sequence ATGAAAAGCATATTTTTCTACGAAACGTCCATTGGCAAGATAGGTATTGCTGAAGAGGGGAATGCCATTACAAACCTGTATTTTCATGGAGAAGACGTTCCGGAGGATGCCGTTGTAAATGAAACAGAACTGCTAAAGGAAGCAGGCAGGCAGTTGCAGGAGTATCTTGCAGGAGAACGTAAAGAGTTTGACCTCCCCCTTTCTCCCGTTGGCACAGAGTTCATGCAACGTGTCTGGGATGCCCTATGTGAAATTCCATATGGTGAAACACGTTGTTATCAGGAAATAGCACAGCGTATTGGTAACCCTAAGGCCTCAAGGGCAGTAGGACTTGCCAACAATCGTAACCCGATTCCTATATATATCCCATGTCACAGGATAATAGGTAAGAACGGAAAACTGACAGGTTTTCGCAGTGGTCTTGGCCTGAAAGAACGTTTACTGGAGCTGGAAGAGCAACATAAGGATCTGTAA
- a CDS encoding MarR family winged helix-turn-helix transcriptional regulator — protein MYEEFVGKHISYLHRYARRYYDRELEPYGIGGAQLQILMPLYKMDGISQELLAQTIKVDKTTIARSIKKLVDKGYILRQTDEKDRRSYRIFLTEKGKTTEHEMMEIFNRWENNLLSKFDNDQRE, from the coding sequence GTGTATGAAGAATTCGTTGGAAAACACATTTCATATCTCCACAGATATGCTCGCAGGTACTATGACAGAGAACTGGAACCTTATGGAATCGGAGGTGCCCAGCTCCAGATATTGATGCCACTTTACAAGATGGATGGGATTAGCCAGGAATTGCTTGCTCAGACCATCAAAGTGGATAAGACCACAATCGCAAGGTCCATCAAAAAATTGGTCGATAAAGGCTATATTCTAAGACAGACCGACGAAAAGGACAGACGTTCATACCGGATTTTTCTGACAGAGAAAGGAAAAACAACAGAACACGAGATGATGGAGATATTCAACAGGTGGGAAAATAACCTATTGTCCAAATTTGACAATGATCAGAGGGAATAG